The following coding sequences lie in one Zingiber officinale cultivar Zhangliang chromosome 2B, Zo_v1.1, whole genome shotgun sequence genomic window:
- the LOC122048890 gene encoding eukaryotic translation initiation factor 3 subunit I-like, whose product MRPILMKAHERPLTFLRYNREGDLLFSCAKDHTPNVWFADNGERLGLVDKTYLICLCSGRKLEFVRVETPILTDFSSFLTLDVELIALNLMILGDSMRLITASTDQTVKLWNVQDGDHLYSFDFDSPAKSVDFSVIRVCDTEVYKEIGHQKTITSLSKSAYGSHFLTGSSDKSAKLWDARTLTLLKTYVTECPVNACAISPLLDHVVIGGGQEAVHVTTTDRSAGKFEAKFFHKNLQEEIGGVKGHFGPINALAFNPDGRRNRIGVVKQY is encoded by the exons ATGAGGCCGATTTTGATGAAAGCCCACGAGAGGCCACTGACGTTTCTAAGGTACAACCGGGAGGGAGATCTGCTCTTCTCCTGCGCCAAGGACCACACACCCAACGTTTGGTTTGCCGACAACGGAGAGAGGCTCG GTTTGGTTGATAAGACATATCTTATATGCCTTTGTTCGGGAAGGAAGTTAGAGTTTGTCCGTGTTGAGACGCCAattttaacagatttttcttcttttcttaccttGGACGTGGAGCTGATAGCTCTTAATCTGATGATTCTAGGGGATTCTATGCGGTTAATCACGGCGAGCACGGATCAGACCGTGAAGCTATGGAATGTGCAGGATGGAGATCATctttattcttttgattttgacTCTCCAGCTAAATCTGTGGACTTCTCAGTGATCCGTGTATGCGATACTGAG GTATACAAAGAAATTGGTCATCAGAAAACGATTACctccctatcaaaatctgcatatggCTCTCATTTTCTAACAGGTTCATCAGATAAGTCTGCCAAG CTCTGGGATGCAAGAACTTTGACTCTTCTCAAGACGTATGTGACAGAATGTCCAGTGAATGCTTGTGCAATATCTCCACTTCTTGATCAT GTGGTTATTGGAGGAGGCCAAGAAGCAGTACATGTCACTACCACTGACCGCAGTGCAGGAAAATTTGAGGCGAAATTCTTTCACAAG aATCTTCAAGAAGAAATTGGTGGCGTGAAAGGACACTTTGGACCAATAAATGCTCTGGCTTTCAACCCTGATGGGAGAAG AAATCGAATCggcgtcgttaaacaatactga